GATTATACTGTCGCCTGCGCGGCGAGTCAAGGAAGGTGTTGGCCTCCGGCTCCGGCGGGGGCCGAAGTGCGGGAAGCACGGCGAAATCGGCGTCACAAAGCCCATTCCGAATGACCCTCGAGGCGGGACCAAGGCGGCCGCGGGCCGCGAGGGGAGTGTGTAACGGCTACGTAACTAGGGCGCAAAACCCTTGCGCCCGGCCACCGCCGCGGTATAATCCCGGTGGGAGCGGCGGAATGCCGCAGGAGGCCGCAGATGACACCAGCGAGAGCGGCGGCGTGGGCGACGGTGGCCGGCCTGCTGATGATGTGCCCCGCTTGTGCGACGAGCGGCGAGGCGGTTCCCGCCCCCAAGCCCGACGCGCCGCGCGCCGAGCCCCGGCTCTCGCCCGAGGAGCAGGCCGCACGCGACCTTCTCGATCGCTACAAGGCCGAGGCCAAGGTCCGGCAGGAGGAACGCCAGCAACTGGCCGCCCAGCATCTCAAGACCGGCAAGGCCCACCTCGAGATGGGCGCCTGGAAACTCGCCTACGAGCACTTCCAGAAGGCCGTTGCACTCGACCCCTCCAGCGAGGACGCACAGCAGAATCTCAAGCGAGCCGCCGGGCTCCTCGGCCTCCAGCAAGGCGGCGCCGGCCTGATCGAGGACTACATTGGCCAGGAGAAAGTGCGGGTGGCCGCGCGGCGCGCGGAGCTGGAGACTCTCTTCGCCCGCGCCCAGGCCGCCTACGAGAAGGGGCAATTCGTCGAGGCCCTGGAGCTCTTCGTGCGGGTGAAGGCCCGCGCCCAGTACCTGGCGCCCCACCTGGACACGGCCCAGACCCTGGGCCAGGCCGAGACGATGATCGAGAAGTGCAAGGCGGGGATGGACGCCGAGCGGCGCAAGGCCCAGCAGGACCTCGAGCGGCGCGCCCGGGAAGAGGCCGAGAAGCATCGAGGCAACGGCCAGAGCCTCCTGCGGGAGCGCCAGCGGGCGCTCCTCGACCAGGCCCAGATGCTCTTCGCCGAGCGGCGCTTCGAGCAGGCCCGGAAGGTCTGCGACGAAGTGCTCCGCGGCGAGCCCGGCCACGCGCAGGCCAGCGCCCTGCGCGACCAGGCGGCCGATGCCGCCCGCACCGAGGCCCTCGCACACGCGCTGAGCTCGCGCGACGCCGAGACCCGCCGCTGCCTGGACGAACTGACGGCCTGCCTGACGGTGCAGAACGAAATCCTCTCGATCTCGCGCGAGCGGCTCGAGGAACTGCGCCGGCGCAAGGGCGAGCCGATGTTCGACGCCCACCTGAAGGCGCCCGAGCCCTGGGAGGGCCGCCTCCGCGAGGCGCTCGAACGGCGAGTGACCTTCGACTTCGTGGAGACGCCTCTGCCCGACGTCGTCTCGTTCCTGGCCAACGTGGCCGACGTGAACATGGTCCTCGACAGCGAGGCCGCCAAGGGCGGCGTGCCGCCGATCAGCCTCCGGGTCGAAAACATGACCCTGGGCGCCGCGCTGAACTGGATCTGCAAGCTGGTCGGCTTCCGATTCAGCCTGAAGGATGAGGCCGTCTTCCTCTCCAAGCCAGAGCGAATCCCCTCGGCCACCGTCACGCGCATCTACGACATCACCGACCTGACGATGGAGATCAAGAACTTCAAAGGCCGCCAGCGCGCCCTTGCCACCGACAGCGGCATCGGACCCGCCGGGCAGGGCGGCAACCTCCGCGACTTCTTCGGCGACGACGAGGCGGAGCACGAGAAGCCCATGTCGGGCAGCCAGATGATCGAGTTCCTCCGCCAGATCGTCGGCCCCGACGGCTGGGGCACGGAGGACGGCATGGACCGCGTGCGCCAGGTGGTCGGCCTGCCGGCCGACGAGCGTCCCGGCAAGGGCCAGGAGCTGCTCGACCTGGTGAGCATTGTCGTGGGCGGGAGGACGTTCCTGGGCGTGAAGAGCCGCGAGTAGCGCCGCCCCGGCCTCCTGCCCGGGCAGCGACGGGTGTAAGTGCAAGCAGCGTGAAGCACTTAGGTCGGCCAAAAATGCGCTTGCACTGACGTGACGAAGTGATATAATCCGTGGGCGCGGCAGTCGCGATACAGGGAAGCCTGGCCGCGTGAAAGCCGCGCCGCCCTTCGACAGTCTCCGGGCGGCCCGAGATCGTCGAAGGTCACCGATGAAGCGTTACTTCTTCGGCAGCAGCCCCCGGGCGGTTGCCACGTTCGTCTGCTACGTTGTGAACGGGAGCGACCAGCGCGCCAGGGAACTGCTCGAGCACGAACTCGAGCGGAGCCAGTTCGACCGACGCGACCGCGACCTGGCCACCGAACTGGTCTACGGCGCGGTGCGACGGCGCGGGACGCTGGATCACCTGCTGGCTCGCGTGAGCAGCATCCCGCTCAGGAAGATACAGCCGCGGGTGCTCGAGATCCTGCGGATCGGCGCCTATCAGTTGCTGTTCCTTGACAAGGTGCCTGCCTCGGCTGCGGTGAACGAGGCGGTGACGATCGCGAGGCGGGTCGCCACGCCGAAAGGCGCGGGGTTCGTGAACGCCTGCCTGCGCACCCTGGCCCGAGCCATTGTGGCCAAGCGCGGCGAACAGGGCAGCGACCCGCGCTGCGCGGTGCCCGTGGGCGAGGGCGCGTGGTGCGTGCTGGACAGACCCCTCCTTCCGTCGCCCACGGCGTCTCCGGCGAAGTACCTCGCGGCCGCCTACTCGCATCCCGAGTGGCTGGTGCAGCGATGGCTCGCCCGTCTCGGCGAGGCGAAGACCCGCGAACTGTGCGACCACGACAACACCCACGCAGGGGTGGTCCTGCGGGTGAATCGCCTGCGGACGACGCGCGACGACCTGGTGGCAGAGGTGATTCGCTCGGGGCGCTGGGCGCGGCCCATCGGCACCGAGCACGTGCTCGTGGACCAGGGCGGGGCTCTGGACGAGTTGGCCGCGCTCCGCGACGGGCTGTGCACGGTGCAGGGCGTGGCGGCGTCGGCCGCGGCGCCCCTGCTCGACCCGCAACCCGGCGAGCGGGTGCTCGACGTGTGCTCGGCGCCCGGCTCCAAGGCCTGCCAGATCGCCGAGCTGGCGAAGGGGCAGGCGGAGGTCGTGGCGCTCGACCTGTCGCCCAAGCGGCTGAAGCAGGTGGCCGAAAACGTCAAACGCCTCGGGGCGCGCACCGTGTGGCCCGTGGCGGGTGACGGGGCCTCGTGCGCGGCGCTCTTCCGCGCGGAGTTTGACGCCGTGCTGGTGGATGCGCCGTGCTCGAACACAGGGGTGCTCTCGCGCCGGGTGGAGAGCCGCTGGCGGATCACGCCCGAGCGGATCCGCGAGCTGGCGCAGCTCCAGCGGCGTCTGCTCGGCTCGGCTGCCAGCGTCGCCAGACCCGGAGGGCGGCTCGTGTACAGCACGTGCAGCCTGGAGCCGGAGGAGAACGAACTGGTCGTCGAGAGCCTCTGCGCCGAGCAGGCAGACTGGAAAGTTGTGAGCTCAAGATGTATACTGCCGTCGGAGACGAACGACGACGGCGGGTACGTGGCGCTCCTGCAACGTGCGGGGCGCGGTTCCACTGGGGGCTGAAGGCTACCACCACGGTGGGAGGCGAAAGGGGTCGAACCATGCGAGGACGGTTGCAGTTGGGGCTGCTCTGCGGGCTCTTGGTGGCGGCGCTGGCCGGGGCGCTCTGGGCTGCGGAGGCGCCGAAGGCCGAGGGCGAAGCCGCGAAGCCGGCCCTCAGCCCCGAGGAGCAGGCGGCCCAGGACCTCATCAAGCGCTTCCAAGTTGAGCGCAAGGTCCAGGAGGATCAGAAGAGCTTCATGGCCGCGCAGCGCGTCGCCCTGGGTCAGGCGCACCTGAACAACGGCGCCTACGAGGACGCGCGCCGTCAGTTCGAGGAAGCCCTCAAGCTGGACGAGACGAATAAGGACGCCCAGGAGGGCCTGCGCAAGGCCCAGAGCCTGCTGGGCGTGATCAAGCCGAAGTTCGGCGACCTGGCCGGCGACTACGCGCGGCAGCGCGCCATCGCCCTGGAGGTCCAGCGCACCGAGCTCCAGAACATGTTCGAGGCGGCGAAGGAGCGGTTCGACAAGGGCGAGTTCATTGACGCCATCGAGGGCTTCACCCGCGCGGCCGCCAGGGGCCGCTACCTGTCGCCCAACATCGAGGTCGGCAAGATCGTCGAAGACTCCGAGGCGTACATCCAGAAGGCCATGGTCGGCATCGAAAAGAAGCGCGCCGAGACCGAGGAAGCCCGCCGCAAGGAGGCCGACCGCGAGGCCCG
This sequence is a window from Planctomycetota bacterium. Protein-coding genes within it:
- the rsmB gene encoding 16S rRNA (cytosine(967)-C(5))-methyltransferase RsmB is translated as MKRYFFGSSPRAVATFVCYVVNGSDQRARELLEHELERSQFDRRDRDLATELVYGAVRRRGTLDHLLARVSSIPLRKIQPRVLEILRIGAYQLLFLDKVPASAAVNEAVTIARRVATPKGAGFVNACLRTLARAIVAKRGEQGSDPRCAVPVGEGAWCVLDRPLLPSPTASPAKYLAAAYSHPEWLVQRWLARLGEAKTRELCDHDNTHAGVVLRVNRLRTTRDDLVAEVIRSGRWARPIGTEHVLVDQGGALDELAALRDGLCTVQGVAASAAAPLLDPQPGERVLDVCSAPGSKACQIAELAKGQAEVVALDLSPKRLKQVAENVKRLGARTVWPVAGDGASCAALFRAEFDAVLVDAPCSNTGVLSRRVESRWRITPERIRELAQLQRRLLGSAASVARPGGRLVYSTCSLEPEENELVVESLCAEQADWKVVSSRCILPSETNDDGGYVALLQRAGRGSTGG